GATGCTGGTGAAGATGTCCTACGGTTATCGTGTGCGGCTGGCCCCGATCCAGATGATAACCTTCTACAACGCCATTGCCAACGGCGGGAAGATGATTTCGCCCGTGCTGGTGCGTGAACTGCGCCGCGGCGATCGGGTCGAGGAGCGTTTCGAAAGCCGTACCATCGCCTCGTCGATCGCCTCGCGGGCGGCGTTGCGCGAGGTGCAGCAGTGTTTGCAGGCGGTCTGCACCGAGGGTACGGCCAGCGCTTTTTTCCGCGACACGACGCGCCTGCGGGTGGCGGCCAAGACCGGTACGGCGCAGATCACCGATGCCCGCAGCCGCGAGGGACGTTACTACCTGGGTTCGATGGTGGCCTACTTCCCGGCCGACGCGCCCCGCTACACGGTGCTCACGACCATCGAAACCCGCGCCCAGGCCGGGAAAGCCTACTACGGGGGACCGCTGGCGGGTCCCGTCGTGAAGCGCATGGTCGACTACATCTTCAACCGCGGCCGCGACTGGTACGGCCGTGTCGACGACGGCGGTCCGCGCCGCTATCCCGACCGGATGAAGGGCGGCGACATCGCGCAGGTCCGCCGCGTGGCCGACCGCCTGTCGCCCCGCGCCTCGTTCGAAAGCCGCACGGGCTGGGGGCGCGTCGCGGTGGACAGCCTCTCGAACGTCGTCATCACGAGCCTGCCCGGCGACCGGGGCGTGATGCCCGACGTGCGCGGCATGGGGTTGAAAGACGCGCTGTTCGTGCTCGAAAGCCGCGGACTGAAGGTCCGCTTCTCGGGACGGGGAGCCGTAACGCAGCAAAGTATCACCGCCGGAGCGCGCATAGCACCGGGCACGGCGGTCGTCATAACGTTGAAATAGGATGAAAAAATTAACCGATATTCTGAAAAATACCCCCGTCCGGGAGGTGTGCGGCGATACTGCCGCCGCCATTGGCGGGCTGGTCTACGATTCGCGCGCCGTGAAACCGGGCGACTGCTTCTTCGCCGTTCCGGGCACGCAGAGCGACGGACACGACTATATCCCCATAGCGGTTGAAAAAGGCGCGGCGGCAATCGTCTGCGAACGGATGCCGGCGGATGCGGCGGAGGGCGTCGCTTATGTTCTCGTCGGGGACTCGGCGGGGGCCATGGCCGATATGGCCGCGGCGTTCTACGACTACCCGAGCCGCGAGCTGAAACTCGTGGGCATCACCGGGACCAACGGCAAGACCACGACCGCGACGCTGCTCTACGATCTGGTGCGGGCCATGGGCTACAAGGCCGGGCTGATCTCGACGGTGGTCTACAAGATCGACGGCCGCGAGGTCGAAGCCACCCACACCACGCCCGATTCGATCCGCCTGAACGCTATGATGCGTGAAATGGCCGACGCCGGGTGCGCATACTGTTTCATGGAGTGTTCGTCGCACGCCATCGTGCAGGAACGCACGCGGGGCCTCGATTTCGCGGGCGGCATCTTTTCGAACATCACGCACGACCACCTCGACTACCACAAGACCTTCGCCGAGTACATCCGGGCCAAGAAGCTCTTTTTCGACGGGCTGCCCAAGGGGGCTTTCGCTCTGACGAACGCCGACGACCGGAACGGACGCGTGATGGTGCAGAACACCGCGGCGGCGGTGAGCGCCTATTCGCTGCGCGCGATGGCCGATTTCCGCTGCAAGATCGTCGAGATGCACCTCGACGGCATGCTTCTGCGCATCGACGGGCAGGAGTTGTGGGTGGGGCTGCTGGGGCGGTTCAACGCCTACAACCTGCTGGCGGTCTACGGCGCTGCGGCGCTGCTGGGACTCAACCGGGGCGAGGTGCTGCGCGTGTTGAGCATGCTGCACGCCGTGAGCGGCCGCTTCGAGAAGATCCGCGCGGCGAACGGCACGACGGCCATCGTCGACTATGCCCATACGCCCGATGCGCTGGAGAACGTGATTCAGACCATCGAGGAGATCCGCACCCCCGGCCAGCAGCTGATCGTGGTGTGCGGCTGCGGCGGCGACCGCGACCGGACCAAGCGTCCCGAGATGGCGGCCATTGCCGTGAAGTATGCCACGACGGCGGTTTTCACCTCCGACAATCCGCGCCACGAGTCGCCCGAGGCGATTCTCGACGACATGGTCGCGGGGCTGGAGCCCGGTGCGCGCTACCTGCGCATCGCCGACCGCGCCGAGGCGATCCGCACGGCCGTGATGCTCTCGCGTCCGGGCGACATCATCCTCGTGGCGGGCAAGGGGCACGAAACCTATCAGATTGTCGGCGACGTGAAACATCCTTTCGACGACCGGGAAGAGATAAAGAAGCGCTTTGCGCTTCTCAATTAAAAATGAAAAATTAAGAATTGTTTTTCATTTGTTCGCTTGTCGTAATGCCACCGTATGGTAATTTTTAATTTTTCATTCTTAATTTTTAATTGAAACCATGCTTTACCATCTATTCAGGTACCTGGACGAGGCCTACGACCTCCCCGGCTCGGGAATGTTCCAGTACATCTCCTTCCGCGCCGCGGCAGCCATCATCCTCTCGCTGCTGATCGTCATTATCTTCGGACGTTCGATCATCGACTTCCTGCGCCGCAAGCAGATCGGCGAGGAGATCCGCGACCTCGGGCTTCAGGGCCAGTTGCAGAAGAAAGGCACGCCCACGATGGGCGGCGTGATCATTCTCGTCGCCATCCTGGTCCCGATGCTGCTCTTCGGCAAGCTGGACAACGTCTACATCCAGCTGCTGCTCGTGTCGACGGTCTGGCTCGGCCTGATCGGCGGTCTGGACGACTACATCAAGGTTTTCCGCCACAGGAAGGAGGGGTTGAAGGGCCGTTTCAAGATCGTGGGGCAGGTGGGCCTCGGCGTCATCGTCGGAACGACCATGTGGCTCTCGCCCGACATCGTCGTGCGCGAGAAGGTCACGCAGCCCGTGCAGACGGTCTATCTGAACGAGGACGGCACGGTGCTCGAAACGGTTCAGCGCCACGTGGTCGTCAGCTCCGAGAGCCTCAAGACCACGCAGACGACCATCCCCTTCGTCAAAAACAACGAGTTCGACTACGGATGGCTGACGGGCGGAAACTCCGTTGCCACATGGATTCTCTACGTGCTGGTCGCGATTTTCGTGGTGACGGCCGTGTCGAACGGCGCCAACCTCACCGACGGCCTGGACGGTCTGGCGACGGGAGTTTCGGTCCCGATCGTCGCCGTGCTGGGGGTGCTGGCCTATCTTTCGGGCCACATCGTCTATGCCGACTACCTCAATATCATGTACATCCCGGGCAGCGGCGAGATGGTGGTCTTCGCCGCGGCGCTGGTGGGGGCGCTGGTGGGTTTCCTGTGGTACAACTCCTTCCCGGCCCAGATCTTCATGGGCGACACGGGTTCGCTGGCCATCGGCGGCGTGATCGCCGTTTTCGCGCTCTGCATCCGCAAGGAGCTGCTGCTGCCGCTGCTGTGCGGCGTCTTCCTCGTGGAGAGCTTCTCGGTGATGATGCAGGTCGGCTGGTTCAAGTACACCAAACGCCGCTACGGCGAAGGGCGTCGCATCCTGTTGATGTCTCCGGTCCACCACCACTACCAGAAAAAGGGCATCTTCGAGACCAAGATCGTTCTCCGTTTCTGGATCATCTCGCTGCTGTTGGCGGCCATTACGCTGGTAACGCTGAAAATAAGATAATATGAAACAGATCGTCGTTCTGGGCGGGGGAATCAGCGGCTACGGTTCCGCGATCCTCGCCAAAAAGAAGGGGTTCGGGGTCTTCCTCTCCGATGCGGGGCGCATTGCCGACCGTTACAAGGCCAAGCTGGACGAATGGGAGGTCCCCTACGAGGAGGGCGGCCACACCGAGGAGCGCATCCTCGCGGCCACGGAGGTCGTCAAGTCGCCCGGCATTCCCGATACGGCCCCGATGGTGCGCAAGATCCGCGAGGCGGGCATTCCGGTGATCTCCGAAATGGAGTTCGCGGGCCGCTATATGGGCAAGGCCAAATGTATCTGCATCACCGGATCGAACGGGAAGACCACCACCACGTCGCTTATCTACAAGATCATGCGCGACGCGGGGATGAACGTCGCCCTCGGCGGCAACATCGGCGAGAGTTTCGCCTGGTCGGTCGCTACGGGCGACTACGATTGGTATGTACTGGAATTGAGTTCTTTCCAGTTGGACGGAATGTATCGGTTCCGGGCGCATGTCGGGGTGCTGATGAACATTACGCCCGATCACCTCGACCGCTACGACCATTGTTTTCAGAACTATGCCGACTCGAAAATGAGAATCGTGCAGAATATGACCTCGCGCGACTGGTTCGTCTACTCGGGCGATGACGAGGTGATCTGGAACGAGATTCCGAAGTACGATTTGAGGATGCGCCAGCTGCCCTTCGCCGCTAAAAACGCCGTGGCGAGCGGTGCGGGCGACGCGTTTCTCTGCGACGGGAAATTCACCGCAACGGCCGGCAAGGCGTCGGTGGAGATCGACACCGCAAAGTTGCAGATCAAGGGGCTTCACAACGCCTACAACGCCATGGCCGCGGCCCTCGCGACCCTTGCGGCGGGCGTCGCCCCGGCGAAGATCCGCAAATCGCTCTACGCCTTCGCGCCCGTCGAACACCGGCTCGAACCCGTGGCGGAAAAGGACGGCGTGCTGTGGATCAACGACTCGAAGGCCACCAACGTCGATTCGGTTTACTATGCGCTGGAGAGCATGACGCGCCCCGTGGTGTGGATCGCCGGCGGGACCGACAAGGGCAACGATTACGAGCCGCTGAAGGCCTTCGCCCGGGCGAAGGTGCACACGCTGGTGTGCATGGGTCTCGATAACGCCAAACTGGTCCGGGAGTTCACGGGCGTGGTCCCGGAGGTGGTCTCGACCGATTCGCTCGAAGCGGCCATGACGGCCTCGAAGGCCGCGGCGCGTCCCGGCGATGCGGTGCTGCTGTCGCCTGCCTGCGCGAGTTTCGATCTTTTCCGGAATTACGAGAACCGCGGCGAACTGTTCAAGAACTGGGTCGAAGAAAAAGCATAGCCGATGGTGCGGGACGAGAGCAGATACGACGACCGGGCGACGGCGGAGGCGGCGCGCGACGCTGCGCCGCGCGGCGGCAGGCGGACTTCGGGGAGCGGTGACGCGGCCTCCGGCGAGGAGTGCGCCTGCGGGACGGAGACGGCCGGGAAATCGGGGTTCCGCCTCTTTACGGGCGACCGCGTGCTGTGGATCATCGTCGCCGCGCTGGCGGTGATCTCGGTGTTGGTGGTCTACTCCTCGACGGCCAAGATGGCCTACGACGCCCATACGGCCCGTACGACGGCGCATTTCCTGCGTCAGCAGTTGTTGCTGCTGGTCGGCAGCCTGCTGATCATGGTCGCCGTGCAGAAGATCAACTGCCGCATTTACAATCTTCTGGCCCGGCCGGCCTATTTTCTTTCGGTGGCGCTGACCGTCGCCGTCTATTTCATCGGAGCGACGACCAACGGCGCAGCCCGCTGGATTCCGCTCGGCCCCTTCCAGTTCCAGCCCTCCGAGGCGCTGAAGGTCGCCACGGTGCTGTTCCTCGCCCGGCAGCTCGCCGGACGGCAGTCGAAGATCGACAAGATACGCATCGTGCCGACGTGGAAGTTCTGGACGTGGCGTTCGTCGCCCGTGCAGCGAAAAATCTGGCGCGAGGGTACGCGCCCCATTCTGCTGCCGGTCGTC
This Alistipes shahii WAL 8301 DNA region includes the following protein-coding sequences:
- a CDS encoding UDP-N-acetylmuramoyl-L-alanyl-D-glutamate--2,6-diaminopimelate ligase, giving the protein MKKLTDILKNTPVREVCGDTAAAIGGLVYDSRAVKPGDCFFAVPGTQSDGHDYIPIAVEKGAAAIVCERMPADAAEGVAYVLVGDSAGAMADMAAAFYDYPSRELKLVGITGTNGKTTTATLLYDLVRAMGYKAGLISTVVYKIDGREVEATHTTPDSIRLNAMMREMADAGCAYCFMECSSHAIVQERTRGLDFAGGIFSNITHDHLDYHKTFAEYIRAKKLFFDGLPKGAFALTNADDRNGRVMVQNTAAAVSAYSLRAMADFRCKIVEMHLDGMLLRIDGQELWVGLLGRFNAYNLLAVYGAAALLGLNRGEVLRVLSMLHAVSGRFEKIRAANGTTAIVDYAHTPDALENVIQTIEEIRTPGQQLIVVCGCGGDRDRTKRPEMAAIAVKYATTAVFTSDNPRHESPEAILDDMVAGLEPGARYLRIADRAEAIRTAVMLSRPGDIILVAGKGHETYQIVGDVKHPFDDREEIKKRFALLN
- the mraY gene encoding phospho-N-acetylmuramoyl-pentapeptide-transferase → MLYHLFRYLDEAYDLPGSGMFQYISFRAAAAIILSLLIVIIFGRSIIDFLRRKQIGEEIRDLGLQGQLQKKGTPTMGGVIILVAILVPMLLFGKLDNVYIQLLLVSTVWLGLIGGLDDYIKVFRHRKEGLKGRFKIVGQVGLGVIVGTTMWLSPDIVVREKVTQPVQTVYLNEDGTVLETVQRHVVVSSESLKTTQTTIPFVKNNEFDYGWLTGGNSVATWILYVLVAIFVVTAVSNGANLTDGLDGLATGVSVPIVAVLGVLAYLSGHIVYADYLNIMYIPGSGEMVVFAAALVGALVGFLWYNSFPAQIFMGDTGSLAIGGVIAVFALCIRKELLLPLLCGVFLVESFSVMMQVGWFKYTKRRYGEGRRILLMSPVHHHYQKKGIFETKIVLRFWIISLLLAAITLVTLKIR
- the murD gene encoding UDP-N-acetylmuramoyl-L-alanine--D-glutamate ligase, with translation MKQIVVLGGGISGYGSAILAKKKGFGVFLSDAGRIADRYKAKLDEWEVPYEEGGHTEERILAATEVVKSPGIPDTAPMVRKIREAGIPVISEMEFAGRYMGKAKCICITGSNGKTTTTSLIYKIMRDAGMNVALGGNIGESFAWSVATGDYDWYVLELSSFQLDGMYRFRAHVGVLMNITPDHLDRYDHCFQNYADSKMRIVQNMTSRDWFVYSGDDEVIWNEIPKYDLRMRQLPFAAKNAVASGAGDAFLCDGKFTATAGKASVEIDTAKLQIKGLHNAYNAMAAALATLAAGVAPAKIRKSLYAFAPVEHRLEPVAEKDGVLWINDSKATNVDSVYYALESMTRPVVWIAGGTDKGNDYEPLKAFARAKVHTLVCMGLDNAKLVREFTGVVPEVVSTDSLEAAMTASKAAARPGDAVLLSPACASFDLFRNYENRGELFKNWVEEKA